The Takifugu rubripes chromosome 7, fTakRub1.2, whole genome shotgun sequence genome has a segment encoding these proteins:
- the LOC101066037 gene encoding uncharacterized protein isoform X8, with translation MEQAPDQRSVSSAEMQQPPQEEQKEAEREEPKEEAEIQPEEGEKKEEEPAEKEKEDQGEEKVQEEGKEKAVKDKKAEKKSEEAKGSKRQKTIQCKVIMLDDSQFECELDKHAKGQELLTKVCDHINLLEKDYFGLANWDTPTNKTWLETTKEIRKQVPGAVYEFTFSVKFYPPDPAQLSEDLTRYYLCLQLRKDIMRGALPCSFVTLSLLGSYVAQSELGEYDPEVHGTDYVKDLSLAPGQSKELEEKVMELHRTYRSMSPAQADMLFLENAKKLAMYGVDLHQAKDLDGVDITLGVCSSGLMVYKDKLRINRFPWPKVLKISYKRSSFFIKIRASEQEQYESTIGFKLPHYKASKKLWKVCVEHHTFFRVQTVDPPSSRRFPVLGSKFRYSGRTQVQTRQASSMIDRPAPRFTRSASKRLSRNLDGAGDETLQFLQRLSALTRSECDDWSIMLTSEKPQASPAFSARGQPNNQPSIQLWEEGQTVNIVTGNWQDTDSGLPGSQTMAQTASQPWLATEEQQKTKKDEWSNLFLRSPAFPFIPPYNVVKQPVTQRSAKSQTMDRLLQPPLKLQDDWYQYLDKILTLSLLGQDEITSPFQDEDENIVVSETPETIEVIEKLQETVALVDMLGERDDLERRLREVRDLEERLQEVDEMAEILQEVLEEGLGKESVDQLKGEEDEESGLQRQAVVITEMVIKRAVQTVEMKEDEVDELEDEIKKVFFKGLLPEEEEVEASQEGRDEAADSSLLDDDLKMLYQIETEGNLKVENRTAVEMIVGEKSRKSMDDEGQRTAQTGRDDDWFVLLDVSPRRSSYVPPVALKGTDPVESDGFLSDTTAKEWIKEVAAAEVKIMETAPVVRQEILQQPVRDRDDDWFVLLDVASRKLSFVPPDALSQGAQVPVGDSVPVVKTETTEWKEQTIEAALDETKLEQEIFLPQTEKEDVWFVLLDVPKRESLFVPPGMEPLLIPVVAMADYAEADPGESIPVVAQSVSPMLEVVVEEMVVQEKDPVRPKSAVQEVKRSFRERSDDWSLLLDVVSRETAYVPPVSPAVTSVQPGIDIIRMDQKLQPVVARLELKPSRPLRERDDDWFVLFEAFREEPVKFPAGTSEIITNVRESFEVEMTTETATWTKIIGVDSKRDETCPAGIRPSQAAVTAQREFEEDWFKWFDAIREKPVVVPPVAVIEPVVATGGPKLIVEDEIAPLKMVAIKPPGQRQVDDDWFELLDVAPKASATVGQRVHPDVQPAKQLPAIEQRITVETETWRKDTVFQEKSLPAGRELEDDWFILLDVATKKSVRIIPPEKTQYPAEVRAPVAVARLEPIPSTRPAFDRRILQERQPLMYTLADADDDDWFVLLDVTPNESVVVTQRGTRPVSAPVFSQTALAEAGIPMAPFDQPQTSTPIKTTRKEERKLEVTVEAVEPSKIESVGEVKTAEWRDQREIHSSLVSTINGDSQHESETSTEVVRLRKKRKKIEGDSIYIRHSLLMLEDFDKPNEELVKHHASISELKRNFMEAVPEPRPSEWEKRLSTHSPFRNLGINGQPLSGADGSVCISLLCNGSETEVAHEGPSSAPAVSYAPSSTASRQNQPGGVKVQHAGAPLAEESRDQEEVVGSRTLLVPVVEVERAQLPPSPQPGCRALGETQRDRGSSPEASERIIGPSPAAYFKSDGPRVIRCFQPPLVQTQTVTITAETNSLPSGTTTTTTEVPLVPTKTIIYESSKASDEGTDRDSTTMSSSTSVTSETTSGTTVTTTTTHISKVVKSGSTETRVEKRIIITADSDADQDKGKDGGSSAL, from the exons ATGGAGCAGGCCCCAGACCAGCGCTCCGTCAGCAGCGCAGAGATGCAg CAGCCACCTCAAGAGGAGCAAAAAGAAGCTGAGAGAGAGGAGCCCAAGGAGGAGGCCGAAATTCAGCccgaggagggagagaaaaaagaggaagaaccagcagagaaggagaaggaagaccaaggggaggagaaggtgcaggaagaagggaaggagaAAGCTGTGAAAGACAAGAAGGCTGAGAAGAAGTCAGAAGAGGCTAAAGGCTCCAAGCGTCAGAAGACCATTCAGTGCAAAGTCATCATGCTGGATGACTCCCAGTTCGAGTGTGAGCTCGAT AAACACGCTAAAGGACAAGAACTTTTGACAAAAGTGTGTGACCATATCAACCTGCTGGAGAAGGATTACTTTGGCCTCGCCAACTGGGACACCCCAACTAACAAG ACGTGGTTGGAAACCACCAAAGAGATCCGGAAACAGGTCCCGGGAGCTGTGTACGAGTTTACCTTCAGCGTGAAGTTCTATCCTCCCGATCCAGCACAGCTTTCTGAAGACCTCACCAG ATACTACCTGTGTCTCCAGCTGAGGAAGGACATCATGCGTGGGGCTCTTCCCTGTTCCTTTGTGACACTGTCCCTGTTGGGCTCCTATGTAGCCCAGTCGGAGCTTGGAGAGTATGACCCCGAGGTCCACGGGACCGACTATGTGAAAGACCTGAGCTTGGCACCTGGACAGAGCAAAGAACTGGAGGAAAAGGTGATGGAGCTGCACCGCACGTACAG GTCAATGAGTCCAGCACAAGCTGACATGCTGTTTCTGGAAAACGCCAAGAAACTCGCCATGTACGGGGTTGACCTGCACCAAGCCAAG GACCTCGATGGTGTCGACATTACACTCGGGGTTTGCTCCAGCGGCCTGATGGTTTACAAGGACAAGCTGAGGATCAACCGATTCCCTTGGCCCAAAGTTCTCAAAATCTCTTACAAACGCAGCAGCTTCTTTATCAAAATCAGGGCATCAGAg CAAGAGCAGTATGAAAGCACGATCGGCTTTAAGCTACCCCActacaaagcatcaaagaagcTGTGGAAGGTCTGCGTGGAACACCACACCTTCTTCAG GGTTCAGACAGTGGATCCCCCCTCATCGCGTCGCTTCCCTGTCTTGGGTTCCAAGTTCCGGTACAGTGGACGCACTCAGGTTCAGACTCGTCAGGCCAGCTCCATGATCGACAGGCCAGCCCCTCGATTCACACGTTCTGCTAGCAAGAGGTTGTCCCGTAACCTAGACGGAG CTGGAGATGAAACACTCCAGTTTCTGCAGCGACTCTCAGCATTGACCAGGTCTGAATGTGATGACTGGTCGATAATGCTAACCTCTGAGAAGCCTCAGGCTTCTCCGGCATTCTCAG CCAGAGGGCAGCCTAATAACCAGCCTTCTATTCAGCTCTGGGAAGAGGGCCAAACTGTTAACATTGTCACAGGAAACTGGCAGGACACTGATTCTGGGCTGCCTGGCTCCCAGACCATGGCCCAGACAGCCAGTCAGCCATGGCTGGCaactgaggagcagcaaaaGACAAAGAAGGATGAGTGGTCAAATCTGTTTCTTCGTTCTCCTGCTTTTCCATTCATCCCACCGTACAATGTGGTGAAACAGCCAG TTACGCAGAGATCGGCAAAAAGCCAAACTATGGACAGATTATTACAACCACCACTGAAATTGCAAGATGATTGGTACCAATACTTGGACAAAATCCTCACTCTGTCTTTACTTGGACAGGATGAAATCACAT CCCCATTCCAGGATGAGGATGAAAATATAGTAGTGTCAGAGACGCCAGAAACTATTGAAGTCATCGAGAAGTTGCAGGAAACTGTGGCGCTGGTAGACATGCtaggagagagggatgatttGGAAAGGAGGCTAAGAGAAGTGAGAGATTTAGAGGAGAGACTCCAAGAGGTGGATGAGATGGCAGAAATACTTCAGGAGGTACTAGAGGAAGGGTTGGGTAAGGAATCGGTAGATCAGttaaaaggagaggaggatgaagaatcAGGTTTACAGAGACAAGCTGTGGTTATAACAGAAATGGTAATAAAAAGGGCCGTGCAGACTGTAGAGATGAAAGAGGATGAAGTAGATGAGCTAGAAGATGAgattaaaaaggtgttttttaaaggtttgctgcctgaagaggaagaggttgAAGCAAGCCAGGAGGGCAGAGATGAGGCGGCAGACAGCAGTCTGTTAGATGACGATTTGAAGATGCTGTATCAGATAGAAACAGAGGGGAACCTTAAGGTGGAGAACAGGACTGCAGTAGAGATGATAGTAGGAGAAAAATCAAGAAAATCAATGGATGATGAAGGGCAGCGTACcgcacaaacaggaagagatgATGACTGGTTTGTGTTGCTGGATGTTAGTCCCAGAAGAAGCTCATACGTACCCCCAG TTGCACTGAAGGGGACAGATCCGGTTGAGTCGGACGGGTTTTTATCTGATACTACAGCCAAAGAGTGGATTAAagaggtagcagcagcagaagtaaaGATAATGGAAACGGCACCAGTAGTGCGTCAAGAaatcctgcagcagcctgtgagagacagagacgaCGACTGGTTTGTTTTGCTGGATGTTGCTTCTAGAAAACTCTCTTTTGTCCCACCAG ATGCTCTTTCACAAGGTGCCCAAGTGCCTGTGGGCGATAGTGTCCCCGTGGTTAAAACTGAGACCACTGAATGGAAAGAACAAACAATAGAAGCTGCGTTAGATGAAACTAAACTGGAACAAGAGATTTTTCTTCCTCAGACTGAGAAAGAGGATGTGTGGTTTGTTCTGCTGGATGTCCCAAAGAGAGAGTCGCTCTTTGTGCCGCCGGGTATGGAACCTTTGCTCATTCCAG TAGTTGCCATGGCTGACTATGCTGAGGCTGATCCTGGTGAAAGCATTCCTGTGGTGGCACAAAGCGTGTCACCGATGCTGGAGGTTGTTGTTGAAGAGATGGTGGTGCAGGAAAAGGACCCGGTGCGTCCCAAGTCAGCTGTTCAGGAGGTGAAACGGTCATTCAGAGAAAGAAGTGATGACTGGTCTCTTCTTTTGGATGTTGTTTCCAGAGAAACAGCCTACGTCCCCCCAG TTTCTCCGGCTGTTACAAGTGTCCAACCTGGAATTGACATAATAAGAATGGATCAAAAGTTGCAGCCGGTTGTTGCCCGACTAGAACTCAAGCCTTCCCGACCGCTGCGAGAGAGGGATGATGACTGGTTTGTGCTGTTTGAGGCTTTCCGGGAAGAGCCAGTCAAGTTCCCAGCAG GTACCTCAGAGATTATTACCAACGTGAGGGAGTCGTTTGAGGTTGAGATGACAACAGAGACAGCAACATGGACGAAGATAATTGGTGTGGACAGCAAGCGAGATGAAACTTGTCCGGCTGGAATTAGACCGAGCCAGGCTGCAGTGACGGCACAAAGAGAATTTGAAGAAGATTGGTTCAAATGGTTTGATGCCATTCGTGAAAAGCCTGTTGTCGTGCCACCAG tTGCTGTAATTGAGCCTGTTGTTGCTACGGGTGGACCAAAGCTCATCGTGGAAGATGAAATTGCCCCTTTGAAAATGGTAGCAATTAAACCTCCAGGTCAACGCCAGGTGGATGATGACTGGTTTGAGTTGCTCGATGTTGCACCAAAAGCTTCAG CAACTGTGGGACAACGTGTCCACCCTGATGTCCAACCAGCTAAACAGCTTCCAGCCATAGAGCAGAGAATCACAGTAGAGACTGAGACATGGAGGAAAGACACAGTATTCCAGGAGAAATCCCTTCCAGcagggagagagctggaggacgACTGGTTTATTCTTCTGGATGTGGCCACAAAGAAATCAGTTAGAA TAATCCCACCTGAGAAGACCCAGTACCCAGCAGAGGTGAGAGCCCCAGTGGCTGTTGCCAGATTGGAGCCTATTCCCAGCACAAGACCAGCGTTTGATAGGCGAATCCTGCAGGAAAGACAGCCTCTTATGTACACACtcgctgatgctgatgatgatgattggtTTGTTCTGCTAGACGTTACACCTAACGAGTCAG tgGTGGTCACACAGAGAGGCACCCGTCCTGTCAGTGCTCCGGTCTTCTCTCAGACTGCCCTGGCAGAAGCAGGGATTCCCATGGCCCCTTTTGACCAGCCTCAGACCTCCACTCCCATCAAGACCACCCGCAAGGAGGAGAGAAAGCTGGAGGTCACAGTAGAAGCTGTGGAACCCTCAAAAATAGAGTCTGTGGGGGAAGTCAAG ACAGCAGAGTGGAGGGACCAGCGAGAAATACACTCCTCGCTGGTATCCACCATCAATGGGGACTCCCAG CACGAGTCTGAGACCAGCACGGAGGTGGTCCGATTGCGCAAG aaaagaaagaaaattgagGGTGACTCAATTTATATCAGACATAGCCTTTTAATGTTGGAG GACTTTGATAAGCCCAATGAGGAACTGGTGAAGCATCACGCTAGCATCAGCGAGCTGAAGAGAAACTTCATGGAGGCTGTTCCCGAGCCCAGACCCAGCGAATGGGAAAAACGTCTGTCCACACACTCTCCGTTCCGTAACCTGGGTATCAACGGCCAGCCGCTGTCCGGCGCAGACGGG AGTGTGTGCATTAGTCTTTTATGCAATGGTTCAGAGACAGAGGTGGCACACGAGGGACCCAGCAGCGCTCCGGCCGTCTCGTACGCGCCGAGCTCGACCGCGAGCCGCCAGAACCAGCCTGGTGGTGTTAAAGTCCAACACGCAGGTGCTCCACTGGCAGAGGAGTCACGCGATCAGGAAGAGGTTGTAGGGTCGAGGACCTTGCTGGTGCCGGTCGTGGAGGTGGAGCGGGCGCAGCTGCCTCCCTCCCCTCAACCCGGCTGTAGAGCTTTAGGTGAGACCCAGAGGGACAGAGGATCGAGTCCCGAAGCGTCGGAGAGGATAATTGGACCTTCACCTGCTGCGTATTTCAAGAGCGATGGTCCTCGGGTCATACGCTGCTTCCAG CCCcctctggtgcagacccagacagtCACCATCACAGCAGAGACCAACTCCTTACCCAGtggcaccaccaccaccaccacagaggTCCCTCTTGTACCGACCAAGACCATCATCTATGAGTCTTCCAAG GCGTCTGACGAGGGGACGGACAGAGACAGTACGACTATGTCCAGCTCCACAAGCGTCACCTCGGAGACCACCAGCGGCACCACCGTCACCACGACCACCACTCACATCTCAAAG GTTGTGAAAAGTGGCTCTACGGAGACTCGCGTGGAGAAGAGAATAATCATAACGGCGGACTCGGACGCCGACCAAGATAAG GGGAAAGATGGAGGATCGTCAGCTTTGTAA
- the LOC101066037 gene encoding uncharacterized protein isoform X6, with protein MEQAPDQRSVSSAEMQQPPQEEQKEAEREEPKEEAEIQPEEGEKKEEEPAEKEKEDQGEEKVQEEGKEKAVKDKKAEKKSEEAKGSKRQKTIQCKVIMLDDSQFECELDKHAKGQELLTKVCDHINLLEKDYFGLANWDTPTNKTWLETTKEIRKQVPGAVYEFTFSVKFYPPDPAQLSEDLTRYYLCLQLRKDIMRGALPCSFVTLSLLGSYVAQSELGEYDPEVHGTDYVKDLSLAPGQSKELEEKVMELHRTYRSMSPAQADMLFLENAKKLAMYGVDLHQAKDLDGVDITLGVCSSGLMVYKDKLRINRFPWPKVLKISYKRSSFFIKIRASEQEQYESTIGFKLPHYKASKKLWKVCVEHHTFFRVQTVDPPSSRRFPVLGSKFRYSGRTQVQTRQASSMIDRPAPRFTRSASKRLSRNLDGAGDETLQFLQRLSALTRSECDDWSIMLTSEKPQASPAFSARGQPNNQPSIQLWEEGQTVNIVTGNWQDTDSGLPGSQTMAQTASQPWLATEEQQKTKKDEWSNLFLRSPAFPFIPPYNVVKQPVTQRSAKSQTMDRLLQPPLKLQDDWYQYLDKILTLSLLGQDEITSPFQDEDENIVVSETPETIEVIEKLQETVALVDMLGERDDLERRLREVRDLEERLQEVDEMAEILQEVLEEGLGKESVDQLKGEEDEESGLQRQAVVITEMVIKRAVQTVEMKEDEVDELEDEIKKVFFKGLLPEEEEVEASQEGRDEAADSSLLDDDLKMLYQIETEGNLKVENRTAVEMIVGEKSRKSMDDEGQRTAQTGRDDDWFVLLDVSPRRSSYVPPVALKGTDPVESDGFLSDTTAKEWIKEVAAAEVKIMETAPVVRQEILQQPVRDRDDDWFVLLDVASRKLSFVPPDALSQGAQVPVGDSVPVVKTETTEWKEQTIEAALDETKLEQEIFLPQTEKEDVWFVLLDVPKRESLFVPPGMEPLLIPVVAMADYAEADPGESIPVVAQSVSPMLEVVVEEMVVQEKDPVRPKSAVQEVKRSFRERSDDWSLLLDVVSRETAYVPPVSPAVTSVQPGIDIIRMDQKLQPVVARLELKPSRPLRERDDDWFVLFEAFREEPVKFPAGTSEIITNVRESFEVEMTTETATWTKIIGVDSKRDETCPAGIRPSQAAVTAQREFEEDWFKWFDAIREKPVVVPPVAVIEPVVATGGPKLIVEDEIAPLKMVAIKPPGQRQVDDDWFELLDVAPKASATVGQRVHPDVQPAKQLPAIEQRITVETETWRKDTVFQEKSLPAGRELEDDWFILLDVATKKSVRIIPPEKTQYPAEVRAPVAVARLEPIPSTRPAFDRRILQERQPLMYTLADADDDDWFVLLDVTPNESVVVTQRGTRPVSAPVFSQTALAEAGIPMAPFDQPQTSTPIKTTRKEERKLEVTVEAVEPSKIESVGEVKDFDKPNEELVKHHASISELKRNFMEAVPEPRPSEWEKRLSTHSPFRNLGINGQPLSGADGSVCISLLCNGSETEVAHEGPSSAPAVSYAPSSTASRQNQPGGVKVQHAGAPLAEESRDQEEVVGSRTLLVPVVEVERAQLPPSPQPGCRALGETQRDRGSSPEASERIIGPSPAAYFKSDGPRVIRCFQPPLVQTQTVTITAETNSLPSGTTTTTTEVPLVPTKTIIYESSKASDEGTDRDSTTMSSSTSVTSETTSGTTVTTTTTHISKVVKSGSTETRVEKRIIITADSDADQDKGKDGGSSAL; from the exons ATGGAGCAGGCCCCAGACCAGCGCTCCGTCAGCAGCGCAGAGATGCAg CAGCCACCTCAAGAGGAGCAAAAAGAAGCTGAGAGAGAGGAGCCCAAGGAGGAGGCCGAAATTCAGCccgaggagggagagaaaaaagaggaagaaccagcagagaaggagaaggaagaccaaggggaggagaaggtgcaggaagaagggaaggagaAAGCTGTGAAAGACAAGAAGGCTGAGAAGAAGTCAGAAGAGGCTAAAGGCTCCAAGCGTCAGAAGACCATTCAGTGCAAAGTCATCATGCTGGATGACTCCCAGTTCGAGTGTGAGCTCGAT AAACACGCTAAAGGACAAGAACTTTTGACAAAAGTGTGTGACCATATCAACCTGCTGGAGAAGGATTACTTTGGCCTCGCCAACTGGGACACCCCAACTAACAAG ACGTGGTTGGAAACCACCAAAGAGATCCGGAAACAGGTCCCGGGAGCTGTGTACGAGTTTACCTTCAGCGTGAAGTTCTATCCTCCCGATCCAGCACAGCTTTCTGAAGACCTCACCAG ATACTACCTGTGTCTCCAGCTGAGGAAGGACATCATGCGTGGGGCTCTTCCCTGTTCCTTTGTGACACTGTCCCTGTTGGGCTCCTATGTAGCCCAGTCGGAGCTTGGAGAGTATGACCCCGAGGTCCACGGGACCGACTATGTGAAAGACCTGAGCTTGGCACCTGGACAGAGCAAAGAACTGGAGGAAAAGGTGATGGAGCTGCACCGCACGTACAG GTCAATGAGTCCAGCACAAGCTGACATGCTGTTTCTGGAAAACGCCAAGAAACTCGCCATGTACGGGGTTGACCTGCACCAAGCCAAG GACCTCGATGGTGTCGACATTACACTCGGGGTTTGCTCCAGCGGCCTGATGGTTTACAAGGACAAGCTGAGGATCAACCGATTCCCTTGGCCCAAAGTTCTCAAAATCTCTTACAAACGCAGCAGCTTCTTTATCAAAATCAGGGCATCAGAg CAAGAGCAGTATGAAAGCACGATCGGCTTTAAGCTACCCCActacaaagcatcaaagaagcTGTGGAAGGTCTGCGTGGAACACCACACCTTCTTCAG GGTTCAGACAGTGGATCCCCCCTCATCGCGTCGCTTCCCTGTCTTGGGTTCCAAGTTCCGGTACAGTGGACGCACTCAGGTTCAGACTCGTCAGGCCAGCTCCATGATCGACAGGCCAGCCCCTCGATTCACACGTTCTGCTAGCAAGAGGTTGTCCCGTAACCTAGACGGAG CTGGAGATGAAACACTCCAGTTTCTGCAGCGACTCTCAGCATTGACCAGGTCTGAATGTGATGACTGGTCGATAATGCTAACCTCTGAGAAGCCTCAGGCTTCTCCGGCATTCTCAG CCAGAGGGCAGCCTAATAACCAGCCTTCTATTCAGCTCTGGGAAGAGGGCCAAACTGTTAACATTGTCACAGGAAACTGGCAGGACACTGATTCTGGGCTGCCTGGCTCCCAGACCATGGCCCAGACAGCCAGTCAGCCATGGCTGGCaactgaggagcagcaaaaGACAAAGAAGGATGAGTGGTCAAATCTGTTTCTTCGTTCTCCTGCTTTTCCATTCATCCCACCGTACAATGTGGTGAAACAGCCAG TTACGCAGAGATCGGCAAAAAGCCAAACTATGGACAGATTATTACAACCACCACTGAAATTGCAAGATGATTGGTACCAATACTTGGACAAAATCCTCACTCTGTCTTTACTTGGACAGGATGAAATCACAT CCCCATTCCAGGATGAGGATGAAAATATAGTAGTGTCAGAGACGCCAGAAACTATTGAAGTCATCGAGAAGTTGCAGGAAACTGTGGCGCTGGTAGACATGCtaggagagagggatgatttGGAAAGGAGGCTAAGAGAAGTGAGAGATTTAGAGGAGAGACTCCAAGAGGTGGATGAGATGGCAGAAATACTTCAGGAGGTACTAGAGGAAGGGTTGGGTAAGGAATCGGTAGATCAGttaaaaggagaggaggatgaagaatcAGGTTTACAGAGACAAGCTGTGGTTATAACAGAAATGGTAATAAAAAGGGCCGTGCAGACTGTAGAGATGAAAGAGGATGAAGTAGATGAGCTAGAAGATGAgattaaaaaggtgttttttaaaggtttgctgcctgaagaggaagaggttgAAGCAAGCCAGGAGGGCAGAGATGAGGCGGCAGACAGCAGTCTGTTAGATGACGATTTGAAGATGCTGTATCAGATAGAAACAGAGGGGAACCTTAAGGTGGAGAACAGGACTGCAGTAGAGATGATAGTAGGAGAAAAATCAAGAAAATCAATGGATGATGAAGGGCAGCGTACcgcacaaacaggaagagatgATGACTGGTTTGTGTTGCTGGATGTTAGTCCCAGAAGAAGCTCATACGTACCCCCAG TTGCACTGAAGGGGACAGATCCGGTTGAGTCGGACGGGTTTTTATCTGATACTACAGCCAAAGAGTGGATTAAagaggtagcagcagcagaagtaaaGATAATGGAAACGGCACCAGTAGTGCGTCAAGAaatcctgcagcagcctgtgagagacagagacgaCGACTGGTTTGTTTTGCTGGATGTTGCTTCTAGAAAACTCTCTTTTGTCCCACCAG ATGCTCTTTCACAAGGTGCCCAAGTGCCTGTGGGCGATAGTGTCCCCGTGGTTAAAACTGAGACCACTGAATGGAAAGAACAAACAATAGAAGCTGCGTTAGATGAAACTAAACTGGAACAAGAGATTTTTCTTCCTCAGACTGAGAAAGAGGATGTGTGGTTTGTTCTGCTGGATGTCCCAAAGAGAGAGTCGCTCTTTGTGCCGCCGGGTATGGAACCTTTGCTCATTCCAG TAGTTGCCATGGCTGACTATGCTGAGGCTGATCCTGGTGAAAGCATTCCTGTGGTGGCACAAAGCGTGTCACCGATGCTGGAGGTTGTTGTTGAAGAGATGGTGGTGCAGGAAAAGGACCCGGTGCGTCCCAAGTCAGCTGTTCAGGAGGTGAAACGGTCATTCAGAGAAAGAAGTGATGACTGGTCTCTTCTTTTGGATGTTGTTTCCAGAGAAACAGCCTACGTCCCCCCAG TTTCTCCGGCTGTTACAAGTGTCCAACCTGGAATTGACATAATAAGAATGGATCAAAAGTTGCAGCCGGTTGTTGCCCGACTAGAACTCAAGCCTTCCCGACCGCTGCGAGAGAGGGATGATGACTGGTTTGTGCTGTTTGAGGCTTTCCGGGAAGAGCCAGTCAAGTTCCCAGCAG GTACCTCAGAGATTATTACCAACGTGAGGGAGTCGTTTGAGGTTGAGATGACAACAGAGACAGCAACATGGACGAAGATAATTGGTGTGGACAGCAAGCGAGATGAAACTTGTCCGGCTGGAATTAGACCGAGCCAGGCTGCAGTGACGGCACAAAGAGAATTTGAAGAAGATTGGTTCAAATGGTTTGATGCCATTCGTGAAAAGCCTGTTGTCGTGCCACCAG tTGCTGTAATTGAGCCTGTTGTTGCTACGGGTGGACCAAAGCTCATCGTGGAAGATGAAATTGCCCCTTTGAAAATGGTAGCAATTAAACCTCCAGGTCAACGCCAGGTGGATGATGACTGGTTTGAGTTGCTCGATGTTGCACCAAAAGCTTCAG CAACTGTGGGACAACGTGTCCACCCTGATGTCCAACCAGCTAAACAGCTTCCAGCCATAGAGCAGAGAATCACAGTAGAGACTGAGACATGGAGGAAAGACACAGTATTCCAGGAGAAATCCCTTCCAGcagggagagagctggaggacgACTGGTTTATTCTTCTGGATGTGGCCACAAAGAAATCAGTTAGAA TAATCCCACCTGAGAAGACCCAGTACCCAGCAGAGGTGAGAGCCCCAGTGGCTGTTGCCAGATTGGAGCCTATTCCCAGCACAAGACCAGCGTTTGATAGGCGAATCCTGCAGGAAAGACAGCCTCTTATGTACACACtcgctgatgctgatgatgatgattggtTTGTTCTGCTAGACGTTACACCTAACGAGTCAG tgGTGGTCACACAGAGAGGCACCCGTCCTGTCAGTGCTCCGGTCTTCTCTCAGACTGCCCTGGCAGAAGCAGGGATTCCCATGGCCCCTTTTGACCAGCCTCAGACCTCCACTCCCATCAAGACCACCCGCAAGGAGGAGAGAAAGCTGGAGGTCACAGTAGAAGCTGTGGAACCCTCAAAAATAGAGTCTGTGGGGGAAGTCAAG GACTTTGATAAGCCCAATGAGGAACTGGTGAAGCATCACGCTAGCATCAGCGAGCTGAAGAGAAACTTCATGGAGGCTGTTCCCGAGCCCAGACCCAGCGAATGGGAAAAACGTCTGTCCACACACTCTCCGTTCCGTAACCTGGGTATCAACGGCCAGCCGCTGTCCGGCGCAGACGGG AGTGTGTGCATTAGTCTTTTATGCAATGGTTCAGAGACAGAGGTGGCACACGAGGGACCCAGCAGCGCTCCGGCCGTCTCGTACGCGCCGAGCTCGACCGCGAGCCGCCAGAACCAGCCTGGTGGTGTTAAAGTCCAACACGCAGGTGCTCCACTGGCAGAGGAGTCACGCGATCAGGAAGAGGTTGTAGGGTCGAGGACCTTGCTGGTGCCGGTCGTGGAGGTGGAGCGGGCGCAGCTGCCTCCCTCCCCTCAACCCGGCTGTAGAGCTTTAGGTGAGACCCAGAGGGACAGAGGATCGAGTCCCGAAGCGTCGGAGAGGATAATTGGACCTTCACCTGCTGCGTATTTCAAGAGCGATGGTCCTCGGGTCATACGCTGCTTCCAG CCCcctctggtgcagacccagacagtCACCATCACAGCAGAGACCAACTCCTTACCCAGtggcaccaccaccaccaccacagaggTCCCTCTTGTACCGACCAAGACCATCATCTATGAGTCTTCCAAG GCGTCTGACGAGGGGACGGACAGAGACAGTACGACTATGTCCAGCTCCACAAGCGTCACCTCGGAGACCACCAGCGGCACCACCGTCACCACGACCACCACTCACATCTCAAAG GTTGTGAAAAGTGGCTCTACGGAGACTCGCGTGGAGAAGAGAATAATCATAACGGCGGACTCGGACGCCGACCAAGATAAG GGGAAAGATGGAGGATCGTCAGCTTTGTAA